The Ictalurus furcatus strain D&B chromosome 5, Billie_1.0, whole genome shotgun sequence genome includes a region encoding these proteins:
- the zgc:112962 gene encoding torsin-1A-interacting protein 2 isoform X1: protein MNGQDTDQPEDTDTRVHNQQKANKKDTAGVRGQSDAEREDLDKLDGKCIKGKNENDDVPHAGESPRLRRSNEKQKIGGDADSGNSEEDDDEEEEVECYTDDDIDERSQEEDCGVTSSEINQSVKSPQKKHVKRQDTEQPEDTDTRVHNQQKANKKDTAGVRGQSDAEREDLDKLDGKCIKGKNESDDVPHPGEGPRLRRSNEKQKIAHLGEGDVRGHVETKKSPTAADTSRWYISFFLLALVGVVVVLWFLSTSSPPLQKQFNLLEVFCQEMDKVKASFPSQHRELWRRSRIHLQKHLNLTDPTEPVSLILTSGRAAEKTLGCLAHQLAAAFSNALNSSVLGIDGSSKSEDGSDQVKLDIDKALKEAFEGGTQAAVIHRFEELPPGSTLIFYRYCDHENSAFKKVFLAFTVMLQKEMDFPPNVSLGLVEEVVQEYLTEKFVSSEKTAKFNQMDLDKLSGLWSRISHLILPVTAEQKIEQHGCQT from the exons ATGAATG GACAGGACACTGACCAGCCTGAGGACACTGACACAAGAGTGCATAACCAACAGAAGGCGAATAAGAAAG ATACAGCTGGAGTCAGAGGTCAATCTGATGCAGAACGAGAGGACCTTGACAAATTAGATGGGAAGTGCATCAAAGGCAAGAATGAAAACGATGACGTGCCACATGCTGGGGAGAGCCCAAGACTGAGGAGGTCCAATGAGAAACAAAAAATAG GTGGAGATGCAGACAGTGGTAATTCTGAAGAAGACgacgacgaagaagaagaagtagagtGTTACACTGATGATG ACATAGATGAAAGAAGTCAGGAGGAGGACTGTGGTGTTACCTCTTCAGAAATAAACCAGAGTGTGAAGAGCCCACAAAAGAAACATGTTAAAC GACAGGACACTGAGCAGCCTGAGGACACTGACACAAGAGTGCATAACCAACAGAAGGCGAATAAGAAAG ATACAGCTGGAGTCAGAGGTCAATCTGATGCAGAACGAGAGGACCTTGACAAATTAGATGGGAAGTGCATCAAAGGCAAGAATGAAAGCGATGACGTGCCACATCCTGGGGAGGGCCCAAGACTGAGGAGGTCCAATGAGAAACAAAAAATAG CACATCTGGGCGAAGGCGACGTGCGTGGCCATGTTGAAACAAAAAAGAGCCCAACTGCTGCTGATACTTCCA gatGGTACATATCATTTTTTCTGCTTGCTCTTGTGGGTGTGGTTGTGGTTCTGTGGTTTCTGAGTACCTCATCTCCACCCTTGCAAAAACAGTTTAATTTGCTGGAGGTGTTTTGTCAAGAAATGGACAAGGTCAAAGCCAGTTTCCCCAGCCAGCATCGTGAACTGTGGAGGAGAAGCAGGATCCACCTCCAGAAACATCTCAACCTGACTGATCCAACTGAACCAGTGAGTCTCATCCTAACTTCTGGTCGTGCTGCTGAGAAGACTCTGGGTTGTCTGGCTCACCAGTTAGCTGCGGCGTTTTCTAACGCTCTCAACTCCTCAGTCTTGGGTATTGATGGATCTAGCAAAAGTGAAGATGGCAGTGACCAGGTTAAGCTGGACATTGATAAAGCGCTGAAAGAGGCTTTTGAAGGTGGCACACAAGCAGCTGTTATTCACCGTTTTGAAGAGCTTCCTCCTGGATCTACACTCATCTTCTACCGCTACTGTGATCATGAGAATTCTGCCTTTAAGAAAGTCTTTTTGGCTTTCACTGTCATGCTACAGAAAGAGATGGATTTCCCACCTAATGTCAGTCTGGGACTGGTGGAGGAGGTAGTGCAAGAGTATTTAACAGAGAAGTTTGTCTCCTCTGAAAAGACGGCTAAGTTTAACCAGATGGATTTAGACAAGCTAAGTGGGCTGTGGAGTAGAATCTCCCATCTCATCCTACCGGTAACTGCAGAGCAGAAGATTGAACAGCACGGCTGTCAAACATAA
- the zgc:112962 gene encoding torsin-1A-interacting protein 2 isoform X2, giving the protein MNGQDTDQPEDTDTRVHNQQKANKKDTAGVRGQSDAEREDLDKLDGKCIKGKNENDDVPHAGESPRLRRSNEKQKIGGDADSGNSEEDDDEEEEVECYTDDDERSQEEDCGVTSSEINQSVKSPQKKHVKRQDTEQPEDTDTRVHNQQKANKKDTAGVRGQSDAEREDLDKLDGKCIKGKNESDDVPHPGEGPRLRRSNEKQKIAHLGEGDVRGHVETKKSPTAADTSRWYISFFLLALVGVVVVLWFLSTSSPPLQKQFNLLEVFCQEMDKVKASFPSQHRELWRRSRIHLQKHLNLTDPTEPVSLILTSGRAAEKTLGCLAHQLAAAFSNALNSSVLGIDGSSKSEDGSDQVKLDIDKALKEAFEGGTQAAVIHRFEELPPGSTLIFYRYCDHENSAFKKVFLAFTVMLQKEMDFPPNVSLGLVEEVVQEYLTEKFVSSEKTAKFNQMDLDKLSGLWSRISHLILPVTAEQKIEQHGCQT; this is encoded by the exons ATGAATG GACAGGACACTGACCAGCCTGAGGACACTGACACAAGAGTGCATAACCAACAGAAGGCGAATAAGAAAG ATACAGCTGGAGTCAGAGGTCAATCTGATGCAGAACGAGAGGACCTTGACAAATTAGATGGGAAGTGCATCAAAGGCAAGAATGAAAACGATGACGTGCCACATGCTGGGGAGAGCCCAAGACTGAGGAGGTCCAATGAGAAACAAAAAATAG GTGGAGATGCAGACAGTGGTAATTCTGAAGAAGACgacgacgaagaagaagaagtagagtGTTACACTGATGATG ATGAAAGAAGTCAGGAGGAGGACTGTGGTGTTACCTCTTCAGAAATAAACCAGAGTGTGAAGAGCCCACAAAAGAAACATGTTAAAC GACAGGACACTGAGCAGCCTGAGGACACTGACACAAGAGTGCATAACCAACAGAAGGCGAATAAGAAAG ATACAGCTGGAGTCAGAGGTCAATCTGATGCAGAACGAGAGGACCTTGACAAATTAGATGGGAAGTGCATCAAAGGCAAGAATGAAAGCGATGACGTGCCACATCCTGGGGAGGGCCCAAGACTGAGGAGGTCCAATGAGAAACAAAAAATAG CACATCTGGGCGAAGGCGACGTGCGTGGCCATGTTGAAACAAAAAAGAGCCCAACTGCTGCTGATACTTCCA gatGGTACATATCATTTTTTCTGCTTGCTCTTGTGGGTGTGGTTGTGGTTCTGTGGTTTCTGAGTACCTCATCTCCACCCTTGCAAAAACAGTTTAATTTGCTGGAGGTGTTTTGTCAAGAAATGGACAAGGTCAAAGCCAGTTTCCCCAGCCAGCATCGTGAACTGTGGAGGAGAAGCAGGATCCACCTCCAGAAACATCTCAACCTGACTGATCCAACTGAACCAGTGAGTCTCATCCTAACTTCTGGTCGTGCTGCTGAGAAGACTCTGGGTTGTCTGGCTCACCAGTTAGCTGCGGCGTTTTCTAACGCTCTCAACTCCTCAGTCTTGGGTATTGATGGATCTAGCAAAAGTGAAGATGGCAGTGACCAGGTTAAGCTGGACATTGATAAAGCGCTGAAAGAGGCTTTTGAAGGTGGCACACAAGCAGCTGTTATTCACCGTTTTGAAGAGCTTCCTCCTGGATCTACACTCATCTTCTACCGCTACTGTGATCATGAGAATTCTGCCTTTAAGAAAGTCTTTTTGGCTTTCACTGTCATGCTACAGAAAGAGATGGATTTCCCACCTAATGTCAGTCTGGGACTGGTGGAGGAGGTAGTGCAAGAGTATTTAACAGAGAAGTTTGTCTCCTCTGAAAAGACGGCTAAGTTTAACCAGATGGATTTAGACAAGCTAAGTGGGCTGTGGAGTAGAATCTCCCATCTCATCCTACCGGTAACTGCAGAGCAGAAGATTGAACAGCACGGCTGTCAAACATAA